In Takifugu flavidus isolate HTHZ2018 chromosome 13, ASM371156v2, whole genome shotgun sequence, the following are encoded in one genomic region:
- the urahb gene encoding 5-hydroxyisourate hydrolase b: protein MAAAHLSPLTIHVLNTGDGIPAARMALSLHRLDSKLMIWNMISVGVTNEDGRCPGLIPHPDFLPGLYKLRFETGPYWESLGHISFYPFHLQVVILISEGEERFHLPLLLSRFSYSTYRS from the exons ATGGCAGCAGCACACTTGAGCCCTCTGACGATTCATGTGCTGAACACTGGAGATGGCATCCCAGCAGCCAGAATGGCGCTCAGTCTGCACCGACTGGACTCCAAACTGATGATCTGGAACATGATTAGTGTTGGTGTAACCA ATGAAGATGGCCGCTGTCCAGGGCTCATCCCTCACCCTGATTTCCTCCCCGGCTTGTACAAACTGCGCTTTGAGACAGGCCCATACTGGGAGAGCCTGGGTCACATTTCCTTCTATCCT TTCCATTTACAGGTTGTAATTCTCATCAGTGAGGGTGAAGAGAGGTTCCACCTACCTCTGCTGCTCAGTCGTTTCTCCTACAGCACCTacagaagctga